The nucleotide window cggaaacttgaggaacactgaaatttacagttgatttgtcagaggacaaaccattcacagagacaaactgatatctttccgacagataagatctaaaccaggccagaacttgtccgtgtagatcaatttgggtttccaatctctccaaaagaatgtggttatcgatggtatcaaaagcagcactaagatctaggagcacgaggacagatgcagagcctcggtctgacgccatttaaaggtcatttaccaccttcacaaatgcagtctcagtgctatgatggggtctaaaaccagactgaagcattttgtatacattgtttgtcttcaggaaggcagtgagttgctgagcaacagctttttctaaaatttttgagaggaatgggagattcgatataggccgatggttttttatattttctgggtcaaggttaggctttttcaagagaggctttattactgccacttttagtgagtttggcacacatccggtggatagagagccgtttattatgttcaaaataagagggcaaagcacaggaagcagctctttcagtagtttagttggaatagggtccagtatgcagcttgaaggtttagaggccatgattattttcatcattgtgtcaagagatatagtactaaaacactttagtgtctcccttgatcctaggtcctggcagagttgtgcagactcaggacaactgagctttggaggaatacgcagatttaaagaggagtccgtaatttgctttctaatgatagtgatcttttcctcaaagaagttcatgaattcattactgctgaagtgaaagccatcctcttttGGGGAaggctgctttttagttagctttgcgacagtatcaaaaatacatttcggattgttcttattttcctctataggttggaaaaataggatgatcgagcagcagtgagggctcttcgatactgcacggtactgtctttccaagctagtcggaagacttccagtttggtgtggcaccaTTTCCAAACCAATtatctggaagcttgcttcagagctctggtttttaggggtgcaactgcatctagggtattgcgcaaggttaaattgagttcctcagttaggtggttaactgatttttgtcctctgacttcactgggaaattgaaaaaatatagaactactcagactgcctagagctggcccTCCGACCAAACTCATGCTGGCATCATCATGCAATATGGAttattttcagcggcagggactgggagactagtaaggacAGAGAGATCAATGAATGGAGTGAAAAACAGGCAGATCCTTGATGAGAACATGCAAACAACTTTAGACTTGGGAGAAGATttatgttccaacaggacaacgaccccaagcatacagccaaagcaacgctggaatggcttcagaacaagaatgtgaaagtccatGAGTGGCACAGTCAAAGCCCAGAGTTGACTCTCTTTCAAAATCTGTgcaaagacttgaagattgctgttcaccgccactccccatctaacttaacagagcttgagaaaatctgcaaggacgAATggaagaaaatccccaaatccagatgtgcaaagctgatacagacatacccaagaccactcaaagctgtaatcgctgccaaaggtgcttctacaaagtattgactcagaggtgaatacttatgtacatttggtatttctgtatttcatttttaataaataatgcacattttcaacaacaacaaaaaattcattttggggtattgtgtgtagttgggTGACAATTATTTgatattttatccattttgaattcaggatgtaacacaacaaaatatggaataagtcaattGGTATtcatattttctgaaggcactgtattatggttcaaacacaccaacacagtcgtcaAGAGGGtatgacaacgcctcttccccttcaggaggctgaaaagatttggcatgggccctcagatcctcaaaatgttctatagctgcaccattgagagcatcttgactggctgcatcaccgcttgatatggcaactgcttggcatccaactgtaaggcactacagagggtagtgcgtatggcctagtaaatcactggggctgagctccctgccatccagaacctctacactaggcggtgtcagaggaaggccctaaaaatggtcaaaaacaccagccaccaaagtcatagactgttctcgctgctaccacatggcatgtggtaccggagcaccaagtctgggaaCTAAagcctcctgaacagcttctaaccccaagccataagactgctgaactgttaatcaaatggctaccctgactacttgcattgacccccttttttatTTGCACTGAGTTTCTTGCACCGGCTCTATGCATACTCATTGGACTCTACTCAAACActtactggactctacccacacactcattggactctacccatacacttactggactctacccacacactcactggactctcctcacacactcattggactctactcacacactcacacatactacactggcactccaacacatacacacacacctatacgtattacctcaattacctcaactaccttgtacccctgcacattgactcggtaccagtactccttgtatatagtctcatgattgttattttattgtgttactatttccttttagCAAATGTTTCTTACTTTTGAACTCTGCACTGTTGGGAAAGGGTTCGTAAGTAcgtatttcacggtaaagtctacacctgttgtatttgccgcatgtgacataacattttatttttatttaatattgTGGCTGTAGAGGGTAATTTATCAAACTGGTCTCTCTATATTAATTgtatcttttttctttttttcttgatTGTCTTAATCCTGCTGATTGGTTTTAATGTCTGTGTAAAAAAGCCGTCCCTTTACCGTACACAACagtggagactgctgaggggatgATTGGCTCATTATAACGGCTGGAACgaagcgaatggaatggcatttaacacatggaaaccatgtgtttgatgtatttgataccattctactTATTCTGCTGCAGTTGCAAAATGAGATAGAAAAAAAGCTTAAGTAAACTGTATTAATACGTATTAGCGTTTATCGGAGACGAGTTGATGGGATGTTTGTGGAGTATTATTAGTTAAGTTTGTTCACTCTACAAGTTGACCAATTCATTAGTGTTAACATCAAAATCTCTCTTTATCATCTTAAGGACATTCATTTCAATGCTTTATGGCAGTCAATAAGTCATGCCCATAACAGCACTTAGTAGGTTTTATGGTATGAAGTACAATATAAATATAACGCATATCTTTCTGGTAAAAATGTAAACACAAAACGCCAAAATATTGAAATAATGTAGCACACTCAATTGTTTCGGATTACTAATCACTTTTATTTGGTCAATATGAGATATCTAACACATATCAGTGATACGCCTTATGCTCATAAACTTCATGCCACTCATGCCCATATCTCTGAAGCTCCTGTACTCTCCAGGCCTCATGTACATCTGCCTGCCTCTGAAGTGGGGCTGCTCGTACATCAGCCAGTGGCCGTCCATCACGTTGCAGGACTGGCAGTCGGACATACGGTAACGCTCCTGGATGGAGTCACAGTCGTCCATCATCTCGTGCATCTGACCTCCGAAGTTCTCCCTCTCGTAGATCCTCATCCTGTAGTTTCCACGGTGCTGTTAGGAGGAAATAAGAACATGTTGAATTATTTACTGAATGCACCAGACTGCTGAATAGCTCAAATATGATTTGTGTGATTAATTAAGGATTTATGGGCTGTTACAGCTGCCTGAATATCATATTTTACCATGGGGATCATGCGACAGGACCTGATACCATCGCTCATTCCCATCATACTCTGGTAGTCAGAGTACTCTCCCCTCTTCATGAAGTACTGGTTTCCCATGTAGTTGGGGCGCTCGTACACCATGAAGCATCCACTCTGGACCCTGCAGGATTGGCACCTGCTCATGTAGGAGGAAATATCAGGGCAGTCGGAGCTGCACTCATAAGAGCGGCCCTGGAAGTTTCTGTCCTCGTAGAAGGTGGCCTGAAAAcacaatgtatttatttataatttCTAAATATATAATTCAATAAATGCAACAAATATAAGAGGATTTTAGTTTTGTACGTAAAGATATGAAGATAATATAGAGAAAAATGTGTtttagaataaaataaaaataaatgcttaCTCTTCCCATGTTCATGCCGGTGGTGGTCATTGTTGGTCACTGagttgctgctgttgctgctgctactgctgcacTGATGTCCTGTCTGTGGTAACCCTTACTTTTATACCTGACCTAATCCAAAGAATCTGTTAGACCCATTGTGTAAACCCCTGACCTAGCAACAGGGTATAGAGGCCTGTAGAGGGCTGAAGTACTGTAGTCATATTTCCACGTGACCGGGTCCCAAAAAAGACATAAAAGcctattttcactgtgaaacaggTAACACAAAACCTTTCAAAGGAACAATGGACTCTGTCAGTGAAAACCATTGCATACATATACGCATATGAGTGGGGTGGAGTCTACAAGTCAGTTACACAATTTTAATTATATTTCAACATATGATTCATATTCCCTTGTGATCTCTTTCATTCAGTGAAGTCAATTAAATGTAACTCTTGTGTTAAATGTAACTCAATGCTAAAATTGAATCA belongs to Salmo trutta chromosome 20, fSalTru1.1, whole genome shotgun sequence and includes:
- the LOC115155335 gene encoding gamma-crystallin M3-like; translated protein: MTTTGMNMGRATFYEDRNFQGRSYECSSDCPDISSYMSRCQSCRVQSGCFMVYERPNYMGNQYFMKRGEYSDYQSMMGMSDGIRSCRMIPMHRGNYRMRIYERENFGGQMHEMMDDCDSIQERYRMSDCQSCNVMDGHWLMYEQPHFRGRQMYMRPGEYRSFRDMGMSGMKFMSIRRITDMC